In the Marinomonas algicola genome, one interval contains:
- a CDS encoding sn-glycerol-3-phosphate import ATP-binding protein UgpC, whose amino-acid sequence MAEVILKEVGKTYPNGFNAIPAVDLQIADGEFIVLVGPSGCGKSTLLRMVAGLESITSGELKINGTLMNHKEPADRDIAMVFQNYALYPHMTVFNNMAYGLKNRGVDKATILEKVNAVGNMLGLDELLDRKPKQLSGGQRQRVAMGRAMVRDPQVFLFDEPLSNLDAKLRVQMRVEIRQLQRKLGTTTLYVTHDQVEAMTLADRLVVLNKGNAEQIGTPLELYERPATPFVAAFIGSPSMNLLEGNITDGVLSVGPNIRLSTDLPFNQNVVWGIRPEHLECLSESEPNENADFVLTVQAVESLGAETLIYGSLDGVETILVVRLSGPHNPELGSQMQLKAPSEKWHIFDASTQQRL is encoded by the coding sequence ATGGCTGAAGTAATTCTTAAAGAGGTCGGCAAGACCTATCCAAATGGTTTTAATGCCATTCCTGCTGTCGATCTGCAGATAGCAGACGGTGAGTTTATTGTTTTAGTTGGTCCATCTGGTTGTGGTAAATCAACCTTATTGAGAATGGTAGCGGGTCTAGAAAGCATTACTTCTGGTGAGCTGAAAATTAACGGCACATTAATGAACCATAAAGAACCCGCTGATCGGGATATTGCCATGGTTTTTCAAAACTATGCTTTGTACCCACATATGACCGTTTTTAATAATATGGCCTATGGTTTAAAGAATCGTGGAGTAGATAAAGCAACGATTTTAGAAAAAGTAAATGCAGTGGGGAATATGTTGGGTTTAGATGAGTTGCTAGACCGCAAACCGAAACAATTGTCTGGTGGTCAACGTCAACGTGTCGCAATGGGGAGAGCGATGGTTCGTGATCCTCAAGTATTCTTATTTGATGAACCCCTTTCAAACTTAGACGCTAAGCTACGGGTGCAAATGCGAGTTGAAATACGTCAACTTCAACGTAAGTTGGGGACAACTACCTTGTATGTTACTCATGATCAAGTGGAAGCCATGACGTTAGCAGACCGTTTGGTGGTCCTTAATAAAGGTAATGCTGAACAAATTGGCACCCCTTTAGAACTGTATGAACGACCTGCGACACCGTTTGTTGCGGCTTTTATTGGTTCACCATCAATGAATTTGTTAGAGGGCAATATTACCGACGGTGTGTTGTCGGTAGGTCCCAATATTCGGTTATCAACTGACTTGCCATTCAATCAAAATGTTGTTTGGGGAATTCGTCCTGAGCATTTAGAATGCCTGTCAGAATCTGAACCCAATGAGAATGCCGACTTTGTATTGACGGTGCAAGCGGTGGAATCATTGGGTGCAGAGACGCTGATTTATGGATCATTGGATGGCGTTGAAACCATTTTGGTAGTACGACTTTCTGGGCCCCACAACCCTGAATTAGGAAGCCAAATGCAGTTAAAAGCACCGTCCGAAAAATGGCATATATTTGATGCCTCAACTCAACAACGTTTGTGA
- a CDS encoding glycerophosphoryl diester phosphodiesterase produces the protein MLDVKVVGHRGAALLAPENTLAAIKAAADAGAQWVEIDVYLVADGGLVIFHDDTLERCTNGAGATAQSTVPYIKGLDAGAWFSDEFKGETVPTLVEALTYIQSLDLGLNLEIKFEQDNVDAIVPGVLAELDAHWKDNDKLIISSFNKFALEMCSQLAPIRHLAQLYDAIPASWQEDLEYIKAYSVHCDYSQLTEPQAKAIKAAGYKLLCYTANTVEQVSDHWHWGMDAVITDDPKVFLA, from the coding sequence ATGTTAGATGTAAAAGTCGTTGGTCATAGAGGTGCGGCATTATTGGCTCCAGAAAATACGCTCGCCGCCATTAAAGCGGCGGCTGATGCTGGGGCACAGTGGGTCGAAATTGATGTGTACTTAGTTGCAGATGGGGGCTTGGTTATTTTTCATGATGACACACTGGAACGCTGTACTAATGGTGCAGGCGCAACGGCTCAATCCACGGTACCTTATATCAAAGGCTTGGATGCCGGCGCTTGGTTTAGTGATGAATTTAAAGGAGAAACGGTGCCGACTTTGGTCGAGGCCTTAACTTATATTCAATCATTGGACCTAGGTTTGAATTTAGAAATTAAATTTGAACAAGATAATGTCGATGCTATTGTGCCTGGAGTACTTGCAGAACTCGATGCGCATTGGAAAGACAACGACAAACTGATTATTTCGAGCTTTAATAAATTCGCGTTAGAAATGTGTTCTCAGTTAGCGCCAATAAGGCATTTAGCGCAGCTGTATGATGCTATTCCAGCTTCTTGGCAAGAAGATTTAGAATACATCAAAGCGTACAGCGTGCACTGTGATTATTCTCAATTAACCGAACCACAAGCGAAAGCAATCAAAGCCGCTGGCTATAAGTTGCTTTGTTATACCGCTAATACAGTAGAACAAGTGTCTGATCATTGGCATTGGGGGATGGACGCGGTTATTACGGATGATCCTAAGGTGTTTTTAGCCTAA
- a CDS encoding DeoR/GlpR family DNA-binding transcription regulator — MSLSERQNQILNWVQQVDNLSIEVLVDKFDVSAQTIRKDVNQLADLHLVRRQHGGITQMSTAENLPFDNRQYLNGVAKQKIAQMLARDIPDGASVFLGIGTTVEYVAKELAHRKDLQVFTNNLMVAAILSGSPHISVKVTGGRLRHLHRDLVGADALESIRQFYFDYGIIGCGGLDMSLGLLDFDPDEAIISRVILESSRCTVLVADQSKWGRKAMARVKPFANIHKVYTDSVSSKQSELMAEHKVQLNVSEVSLVSSYE; from the coding sequence ATGAGCCTTTCAGAACGTCAGAATCAAATATTAAACTGGGTGCAGCAGGTTGATAATCTGTCGATTGAGGTGCTTGTCGATAAGTTTGATGTTTCGGCTCAAACCATCCGTAAAGATGTAAATCAGCTGGCTGATTTACATCTTGTACGTCGTCAGCATGGTGGCATCACACAAATGTCGACGGCAGAGAATTTGCCGTTTGATAATCGTCAATACCTTAATGGTGTTGCGAAACAGAAAATAGCGCAGATGTTGGCGAGAGACATACCCGATGGCGCCTCGGTATTTTTAGGTATTGGTACAACGGTTGAGTATGTTGCAAAAGAGTTGGCTCATCGTAAAGACTTACAGGTCTTTACCAATAACCTAATGGTGGCCGCCATTCTCAGTGGTTCCCCACATATTTCTGTCAAAGTTACGGGAGGTCGTTTACGCCATCTGCATAGAGACCTTGTTGGAGCCGATGCATTAGAGTCGATACGTCAGTTTTATTTTGATTACGGCATCATCGGTTGTGGCGGGTTGGATATGTCGTTAGGGTTGTTAGATTTTGATCCAGATGAAGCCATCATTAGCCGAGTTATTTTAGAATCCAGTCGTTGTACCGTGCTGGTGGCCGACCAGTCAAAATGGGGGCGCAAAGCGATGGCGAGAGTAAAACCCTTTGCGAATATCCATAAAGTTTATACAGATTCTGTTTCGTCTAAGCAGTCTGAGCTCATGGCAGAACATAAAGTACAGCTGAACGTAAGTGAGGTCTCCCTTGTTAGTTCCTATGAATAA